A region from the Sandaracinus amylolyticus genome encodes:
- a CDS encoding CgeB family protein → MKIVVFGLSISSAWGNGHATLWRGLVRALDAMGHEVVFFEKDVPYYAQHRDVDKLTGRSRLVLYAELAHVETQIRNHLRDCDVAMVTSYCPEGALLCERVLASSASVRAFYDLDTPVTLERLHAGEPVPYLPAQGLGGFDLVLSYTGGRALDALRRELGARRVAPLYGSVDPEVHAPAPPRREWKGDFSYLGTYAADRQAALDALFLAPARARPDLKLVIGGSMYPEGFPWRSNIWYVAHVPPPLHPAFYASSPLTLSVTRGPMKEMGWCPSGRLFEAAACGVPVLSDEFAGLEDFYTPGSEILVAEDSDDAICAIERPREELARIARRARERTLAEHTATNRARELIARLEEARRPIVHAAPDERRAAGA, encoded by the coding sequence ATGAAGATCGTCGTCTTCGGGCTCTCGATCTCGAGCGCGTGGGGCAACGGACACGCGACGCTCTGGCGTGGCCTCGTGCGCGCGCTCGACGCGATGGGGCACGAGGTCGTCTTCTTCGAGAAGGACGTCCCGTACTACGCGCAGCACCGCGACGTCGACAAGCTCACCGGGCGCAGCCGGCTCGTGCTCTACGCCGAGCTCGCGCACGTCGAGACGCAGATCCGCAATCACCTGCGCGACTGCGACGTCGCCATGGTCACGTCGTACTGCCCCGAGGGCGCGCTGCTCTGCGAGCGCGTGCTCGCGTCGAGCGCGAGCGTGCGCGCGTTCTACGATCTCGACACGCCGGTCACGCTCGAGCGCCTGCACGCGGGCGAGCCCGTCCCGTACCTTCCGGCGCAGGGCCTCGGCGGGTTCGATCTCGTGCTGAGCTACACCGGCGGTCGCGCGCTCGACGCGCTCCGTCGCGAGCTCGGCGCGCGCCGCGTCGCCCCGCTCTACGGCAGCGTCGATCCCGAGGTGCACGCGCCTGCACCGCCGCGCCGCGAGTGGAAGGGCGACTTCTCGTACCTCGGCACGTACGCCGCGGATCGTCAGGCCGCGCTCGACGCGCTCTTCCTCGCGCCGGCGCGCGCGCGCCCCGATCTGAAGCTCGTGATCGGCGGCTCGATGTACCCCGAGGGGTTCCCCTGGCGCTCGAACATCTGGTACGTCGCGCACGTCCCGCCGCCGCTCCATCCCGCGTTCTACGCGAGCTCGCCGCTCACGCTGAGCGTCACGCGCGGACCGATGAAGGAGATGGGCTGGTGCCCGTCGGGGCGGCTCTTCGAGGCCGCCGCGTGCGGCGTCCCGGTGCTCAGCGACGAGTTCGCCGGGCTCGAGGACTTCTACACGCCGGGCTCGGAGATCCTCGTCGCGGAGGACAGCGACGACGCGATCTGCGCGATCGAGCGACCGCGCGAAGAGCTCGCGCGCATCGCGCGTCGCGCGAGAGAGCGGACGCTCGCCGAGCACACCGCCACGAACCGCGCGCGCGAGCTGATCGCGCGTCTCGAGGAGGCGCGCAGGCCGATCGTGCACGCGGCGCCGGACGAACGACGCGCCGCCGGGGCGTGA
- a CDS encoding GNAT family N-acetyltransferase has translation MELAPAEPALRATWIDDVDALAALAREWDALCDACPWSTPFQRPAWVIPALRHLGQRARVVVVRRGRALVGLLPLAELESEPGTWALAGTGPSDALDVIAREHDVARAALEAVSARRAEWRVLELHELADGSPLLAAARAGHAGRVIVDDALSVSPVLAWPEGAETLDDVLSASWARRVRYDRRRAARESIVPEVAREHHVDEAVDEALRAWRANHEARWAARGEPGALTGRHAFLDEAVPALVREGRAELWSLRAHGALAASYLVLRERAWAGLYLGGFDPALARSSPLVVLIAEIVERLARDGVRDFDFLRGAEPYKYQWGARDRVLRRVRIEP, from the coding sequence ATGGAGCTCGCGCCCGCCGAGCCCGCGTTGCGCGCGACGTGGATCGACGACGTGGACGCGCTCGCCGCGCTCGCGCGCGAGTGGGACGCGCTCTGCGATGCGTGCCCGTGGTCCACGCCGTTCCAGCGCCCCGCGTGGGTGATCCCCGCGCTGCGGCACCTCGGACAGCGTGCGCGCGTCGTCGTGGTGCGTCGCGGGCGCGCGCTCGTGGGCCTCCTTCCGCTCGCCGAGCTCGAGAGCGAGCCCGGCACGTGGGCGCTCGCAGGCACCGGCCCGAGCGACGCGCTCGACGTGATCGCGCGCGAGCACGACGTCGCCCGCGCCGCGCTCGAGGCGGTGTCGGCGCGTCGCGCCGAGTGGCGCGTGCTCGAGCTGCACGAGCTCGCGGACGGCTCGCCGCTGCTCGCGGCCGCGCGCGCCGGTCACGCCGGTCGCGTGATCGTCGACGACGCGCTCTCGGTCTCGCCCGTCCTCGCGTGGCCCGAGGGCGCGGAGACGCTCGACGACGTGCTCTCCGCGTCGTGGGCGCGCCGCGTTCGTTACGATCGCCGGCGCGCCGCGCGCGAGTCGATCGTGCCCGAGGTCGCGCGCGAGCACCACGTGGACGAGGCGGTGGACGAGGCGCTCCGCGCGTGGCGCGCGAACCACGAGGCACGCTGGGCCGCGCGCGGCGAGCCCGGCGCGCTCACCGGACGCCACGCGTTCCTCGACGAGGCCGTCCCCGCGCTGGTGCGCGAAGGACGCGCGGAGCTCTGGTCGCTGCGCGCGCACGGCGCGCTCGCGGCGTCGTACCTCGTGCTGCGCGAGCGCGCGTGGGCCGGGCTCTACCTCGGCGGATTCGATCCCGCGCTCGCGCGCTCGAGCCCGCTGGTCGTGCTCATCGCCGAGATCGTCGAGCGCCTCGCGCGCGACGGCGTGCGCGACTTCGACTTCCTCCGCGGAGCCGAGCCCTACAAGTACCAGTGGGGCGCGCGCGATCGCGTGCTGCGACGCGTGCGCATCGAGCCGTGA
- a CDS encoding PIG-L deacetylase family protein: MPVDALLDALVRGAPIAGVCAVVAHPDDETAFAGLCLADRGDHLHLVHLTDGAPVDPWFARNAGCDTREAYAALRARELDEALAELGLERTRRSALGVRDQEAADALPDLAREIARVIAHQRPALVITHAYEGGHPDHDAAAFAVRAALDLLPEDVPRPALAEMASYHAAPGERIARGLLPRPTDARRRARAPTHEERARKHRALDRFVSQREVLRALEPDGELFRPVAIEDFGAPPHEGTLYYEQHRWRLDGAAFRARVARAASALGVQTVLP, translated from the coding sequence ATGCCGGTCGACGCGCTGCTCGACGCGCTCGTGCGCGGCGCTCCGATCGCCGGGGTCTGCGCGGTGGTGGCGCATCCCGACGACGAGACCGCCTTCGCGGGGCTCTGCCTCGCGGATCGCGGCGATCACCTGCACCTCGTGCACCTCACCGACGGAGCGCCCGTCGACCCGTGGTTCGCGCGCAACGCGGGCTGCGACACGCGCGAGGCGTACGCCGCGCTGCGCGCTCGGGAGCTCGACGAGGCGCTCGCCGAGCTCGGCCTCGAGCGCACACGGCGCAGCGCGCTCGGGGTGCGCGATCAGGAGGCCGCGGACGCGCTGCCCGACCTCGCACGCGAGATCGCGCGGGTGATCGCGCACCAGCGACCTGCGCTCGTGATCACGCACGCGTACGAGGGAGGTCACCCCGATCACGATGCCGCCGCGTTCGCCGTGCGCGCGGCTCTCGATCTGTTGCCCGAGGACGTGCCGCGCCCCGCGCTCGCCGAGATGGCCTCGTACCACGCCGCGCCGGGCGAGCGCATCGCGCGCGGGCTCCTGCCGCGCCCCACCGACGCACGAAGGAGGGCGCGCGCGCCTACGCACGAGGAACGAGCGCGCAAGCACCGCGCGCTCGATCGCTTCGTCTCGCAGCGCGAGGTGCTGCGCGCGCTCGAGCCCGACGGAGAGCTGTTCCGTCCGGTGGCGATCGAGGACTTCGGCGCGCCGCCGCACGAAGGGACGCTCTACTACGAGCAGCATCGCTGGAGGCTCGACGGCGCGGCGTTCCGCGCGCGGGTCGCGCGCGCGGCGTCGGCCCTCGGTGTGCAGACGGTGCTGCCGTGA
- a CDS encoding DUF4202 family protein, whose protein sequence is MQQRVVGCSAGSSRRRVLSELTLQIEGTAHVELASLERDFASVKVSVVRVPATRGASLAEPDVDYDAWVSPRFDFWAFDRRVDAAVEAGRPLVARAPARHAVRFASEVLTRAQRCIERRNAASATERFDRILDAHAALHDLSRPLVRADLDHARDAWQWALRLDPGASEACQIAALLHDVERLESEADARIEQHAPDYRAYKEAHARAGAPRAAAIVLAAGGSEALAREVAELVENSETPGASREVRLINDADAMSFFSLNSPGFVDYFGTTHARKKVAYTIARMSARALSELPKVRLRPDVAQLVAEVIDAPFRAVEATG, encoded by the coding sequence ATGCAGCAGCGAGTCGTTGGCTGTTCCGCGGGCTCGTCGCGACGGCGCGTGCTCTCCGAGCTCACCCTCCAGATCGAAGGCACTGCGCACGTCGAGCTCGCATCGCTCGAGCGCGACTTCGCGAGCGTGAAGGTGTCGGTCGTGCGCGTCCCGGCGACGCGCGGTGCGAGCCTCGCGGAGCCCGACGTCGACTACGACGCGTGGGTGTCGCCGCGCTTCGACTTCTGGGCGTTCGATCGCCGCGTCGACGCGGCGGTGGAGGCCGGACGGCCGCTCGTCGCGCGCGCGCCGGCGCGCCACGCGGTGCGCTTCGCGAGCGAGGTGCTCACGCGCGCCCAGCGCTGCATCGAGCGTCGCAACGCGGCGAGCGCGACCGAGCGGTTCGACCGCATCCTCGATGCGCACGCGGCGCTGCACGATCTGTCGCGCCCGCTGGTGCGCGCCGATCTCGATCACGCGCGCGATGCGTGGCAGTGGGCGCTCCGGCTCGATCCGGGCGCGAGCGAGGCCTGCCAGATCGCGGCGCTGCTCCACGACGTCGAGCGGCTCGAGAGCGAGGCCGACGCGCGCATCGAGCAGCACGCGCCGGACTACCGCGCGTACAAAGAGGCGCACGCGCGCGCCGGCGCGCCGCGCGCGGCGGCGATCGTCCTCGCGGCGGGCGGCAGCGAAGCGCTCGCGCGCGAGGTCGCGGAGCTCGTCGAGAACAGCGAGACCCCCGGTGCGTCGCGCGAGGTGCGGCTGATCAACGACGCCGACGCGATGAGCTTCTTCTCGCTGAACAGCCCGGGGTTCGTGGACTACTTCGGCACGACGCACGCGCGGAAGAAGGTCGCGTACACGATCGCGCGCATGAGCGCGCGTGCGCTCTCGGAGCTGCCGAAGGTGCGGCTCCGCCCGGACGTCGCGCAGCTGGTCGCCGAGGTGATCGACGCGCCGTTCCGCGCGGTCGAAGCGACGGGCTGA
- a CDS encoding nucleotidyltransferase family protein yields MTWGIVPAAGLGSRIQPLAFSKELLPVGSRLEGGIERPRAVSEYLVERMMIGGATKICFVISPGKSDIVEYYGGRVGGAPVCYVVQPEPKGLCDAIFQSLPLISDDEPVIVGLPDTVWFPENALRALPDDELSFLCFPVDEPQHFDAVVSDESGAVREIQVKRADASSRWIWGAFKMPGRVLSELHTLWQEPDRGDPYVGTLVNEWLARGGRARAVHAGTGYVDVGTLHGYRDAQRLLDGRAREGAPRPFAASARVPGLAATR; encoded by the coding sequence ATGACCTGGGGAATCGTGCCCGCCGCCGGCCTCGGCAGCCGCATCCAGCCGCTCGCGTTCTCGAAGGAGCTCCTGCCGGTCGGCAGCCGCCTCGAGGGCGGGATCGAGCGCCCGCGCGCCGTGAGCGAGTACCTCGTCGAGCGCATGATGATCGGGGGCGCGACGAAGATCTGCTTCGTCATCTCGCCCGGCAAGAGCGACATCGTCGAGTACTACGGAGGCCGCGTCGGTGGCGCGCCGGTCTGCTACGTCGTGCAGCCCGAGCCCAAGGGGCTCTGCGACGCGATCTTCCAGTCGCTCCCGCTGATCTCCGACGACGAGCCGGTGATCGTCGGGCTGCCCGACACGGTGTGGTTCCCCGAGAACGCGCTGCGCGCGCTGCCCGACGACGAGCTCTCGTTCCTGTGCTTCCCGGTCGACGAGCCGCAGCACTTCGACGCGGTGGTGAGCGACGAGAGCGGCGCCGTGCGCGAGATCCAGGTGAAGCGCGCCGACGCGTCGAGCCGGTGGATCTGGGGCGCGTTCAAGATGCCGGGGCGCGTGCTCTCGGAGCTGCACACGCTGTGGCAGGAGCCGGATCGCGGCGATCCGTACGTGGGCACGCTCGTCAACGAGTGGCTCGCGCGCGGAGGTCGTGCGCGCGCGGTGCACGCAGGGACGGGCTACGTGGACGTGGGCACGCTGCACGGCTATCGCGACGCGCAGCGGCTGCTCGACGGCCGCGCGCGCGAGGGCGCGCCGCGTCCCTTCGCCGCGTCGGCGCGCGTGCCCGGCCTCGCGGCGACGCGCTGA
- a CDS encoding MBL fold metallo-hydrolase — protein MRAHHFAAGTMCPRGRRLIQGSGPLADRADIVCHCVLLELPDRLVLVDTGLGRSDVQHPDRMSRVMRSLLQPRLSLDETAHSRIRALGFDPRDIRDVVVTHLDFDHAGGLADFPHARVHVYATEHDAAMERTTRMGHRRYRPAQWSHGPDWVLYETRGDAWFGFEAVRELEGLPPEILMIPLFGHTPGHCGIAFESAGRWRLHAGDAYFFHGEIDPREPHCPPALLAYEALMDADREARLGNQDRLRKLVLDHADRVDVFCAHDPVELARMPKAAARRRGADRLEARR, from the coding sequence ATGCGCGCGCACCACTTCGCCGCAGGCACGATGTGCCCGCGAGGACGTCGACTGATCCAGGGCTCGGGCCCGCTGGCGGATCGCGCCGACATCGTCTGTCACTGCGTCCTGCTCGAGCTCCCCGATCGTCTCGTGCTCGTCGACACCGGGCTCGGGCGCTCGGACGTGCAGCACCCCGATCGGATGTCGCGCGTCATGCGCTCGCTGCTCCAGCCGCGGCTCTCGCTCGACGAGACCGCGCACTCGCGCATCCGCGCGCTGGGCTTCGATCCGCGCGACATCCGCGACGTCGTCGTCACGCACCTCGACTTCGATCACGCGGGTGGGCTCGCCGACTTCCCCCACGCGCGCGTGCACGTCTACGCGACCGAGCACGACGCCGCGATGGAGCGCACGACGCGCATGGGCCATCGACGGTATCGACCCGCGCAGTGGTCGCACGGGCCCGACTGGGTGCTCTACGAGACGCGCGGCGACGCGTGGTTCGGGTTCGAGGCGGTGCGCGAGCTCGAGGGTCTGCCGCCCGAGATCCTCATGATCCCGCTCTTCGGGCACACACCGGGTCACTGCGGCATCGCGTTCGAGTCGGCGGGCCGCTGGCGCCTTCACGCGGGCGACGCGTACTTCTTCCACGGCGAGATCGACCCGCGCGAGCCGCACTGCCCGCCCGCGCTGCTCGCCTACGAGGCGCTGATGGACGCCGACCGCGAGGCGCGCCTCGGCAACCAGGATCGACTGCGCAAGCTCGTGCTCGATCACGCCGATCGCGTCGACGTCTTCTGCGCGCACGATCCCGTCGAGCTCGCGCGCATGCCCAAGGCGGCTGCGCGCCGCCGCGGCGCGGATCGCCTGGAGGCGCGCCGATGA
- a CDS encoding SCO family protein, with amino-acid sequence MALGPEASEAEVRSRIDASSQDADRGTAFLLSLLDEAASVHEGRGTRQVTRIRGYVLLALARRGTPEEALPYVLEELESGRDAYLVAAAARAVVGLARPSAALAEPLRSALRNIRQRDDALDLDRYQIEGALPRFTTACEEIERALADLAARAADPPDDGCCRAPSAMRDERDVARDPTRLDGIRATDQSGAELDLGAHLRGAVSIVAFFYTRCENPNKCSLTISRLAGLQRALRAAGLGESVRVSAISYDPSHDTPALLKTYGASRGFVFDGSNRFLRVDPERFDEVARHLRLGVGYAGSIVNRHRIELYVLDARGRVVASFQRLRWDDAEVLACVERARADRSRRWTRPAASIGLSMLVALVPKCPACWLGYAGLFGGVGVGALPYLPWLLPALATLLVVHLAVLERVTRAAKGRELALLAGVGGTVTILLGRALDAPAPWLYVGAALVGLASFLASTQRARTFALAR; translated from the coding sequence ATGGCGCTCGGTCCCGAGGCGAGCGAGGCGGAGGTCCGCTCTCGGATCGACGCGAGCTCACAGGACGCCGATCGCGGGACGGCGTTCTTGCTCTCGCTGCTCGACGAGGCCGCGTCGGTGCACGAAGGGCGCGGCACGCGGCAGGTCACGCGCATCCGCGGGTACGTGCTGCTCGCGCTCGCTCGTCGGGGCACGCCCGAAGAAGCGCTGCCGTACGTCCTCGAGGAGCTCGAGAGCGGGCGCGACGCCTATCTCGTCGCGGCTGCGGCGCGTGCCGTCGTCGGGCTCGCGCGACCCTCGGCGGCGCTCGCCGAGCCGCTGCGCAGCGCGCTCCGTAACATTCGCCAGCGGGACGACGCGCTCGACCTCGATCGCTATCAGATCGAAGGCGCGCTCCCGCGGTTCACCACGGCGTGCGAGGAGATCGAGCGCGCGCTCGCCGACCTCGCGGCGCGAGCTGCGGACCCGCCGGACGACGGCTGTTGTCGAGCGCCGAGCGCGATGCGCGACGAGCGCGACGTGGCGCGCGACCCCACGCGGCTCGACGGGATCCGCGCGACGGATCAGAGCGGTGCCGAGCTCGATCTCGGCGCGCATCTCCGCGGCGCAGTGTCGATCGTCGCGTTCTTCTACACGCGCTGCGAGAACCCGAACAAGTGCTCGCTCACGATCTCGCGCCTCGCCGGGCTGCAGCGCGCGCTGCGCGCCGCGGGGCTCGGAGAGTCCGTGCGCGTGTCGGCGATCTCCTACGACCCGTCGCACGACACGCCCGCGCTCCTGAAGACGTACGGCGCGAGCCGGGGCTTCGTGTTCGACGGCTCGAATCGGTTCCTGCGCGTCGACCCGGAGCGCTTCGACGAGGTCGCCCGTCATCTCCGCCTCGGCGTCGGGTACGCGGGATCGATCGTCAACCGACATCGCATCGAGCTCTACGTGCTGGACGCTCGTGGGCGCGTCGTCGCGAGCTTCCAGCGGCTGCGCTGGGACGACGCCGAGGTCCTCGCATGCGTGGAGCGCGCTCGCGCCGATCGATCGCGACGATGGACGCGTCCCGCCGCGTCGATCGGGCTCTCGATGCTGGTCGCGCTCGTCCCGAAATGTCCCGCGTGTTGGCTCGGCTACGCGGGCCTCTTCGGCGGTGTCGGCGTCGGCGCGCTGCCGTACCTGCCGTGGCTCCTGCCCGCGCTCGCGACGCTCTTGGTCGTGCACCTCGCCGTGCTCGAGCGCGTCACCCGCGCGGCGAAGGGCCGCGAGCTCGCGCTGCTCGCGGGCGTCGGGGGCACGGTGACGATCCTGCTCGGACGCGCGCTCGACGCGCCCGCGCCGTGGCTCTACGTCGGCGCGGCGCTCGTGGGGCTCGCGTCGTTCCTCGCGTCGACCCAGCGGGCGCGAACGTTCGCGCTCGCGCGCTGA
- a CDS encoding tyrosinase family protein produces MTLTILVHGTADPAASYLTWAPAPLTLALAESAPRAVRVRSESAPGGGRLQFRIAPSVPLADVVDVTLPPNAGLVALEVAGKFPHPSTSDRDVAIVVEDRATGAELGRKPVMVRVRKNANDLSASERDRFLSALVRLNMPDASGVVPFLDIQNMHTELTDPEIHQRSSFLPWHRAFILDLERRLQRIDPSVAVPYWRFDLPAPNVFTRDFVGVPLSSGVVDFTATNPLVNWRNRLAGSGNPRVRRYNIARVRDPAGEVRLVPFDPRTQRAAAISNGQDDTINLGKPPGSATHRFDDFGVMEIDPHGAAHVSFIGQIAFPSTAPADPLFFMLHCNVDRLWARWQWLAKRHSSSQVESYPHVGDGDPALGGQGGIGDYTRDTMWPWNGAVTPPRPGTAPGGPFPTLAHLGPSATPTVGAMLDYQGLLGGVGLGFSYSDIPYES; encoded by the coding sequence ATGACCCTGACGATCCTGGTCCACGGCACCGCCGACCCCGCCGCGAGCTATCTGACGTGGGCGCCGGCCCCGCTGACGCTGGCGCTTGCCGAGAGCGCGCCGCGCGCTGTGCGCGTGCGCAGCGAGTCGGCGCCCGGCGGAGGACGACTGCAGTTCCGCATCGCGCCGAGCGTCCCGCTCGCCGACGTGGTCGACGTCACGCTCCCTCCGAACGCGGGGCTCGTCGCGCTCGAGGTCGCGGGCAAGTTCCCGCATCCGAGCACGAGCGATCGCGACGTCGCGATCGTCGTCGAGGATCGCGCGACGGGCGCGGAGCTCGGCCGCAAGCCGGTGATGGTGCGCGTCCGGAAGAACGCGAACGACCTGAGCGCGAGCGAGCGCGATCGATTCCTGTCCGCGCTGGTCCGCCTCAACATGCCGGACGCGAGCGGGGTCGTTCCGTTCCTCGACATCCAGAACATGCACACGGAGCTGACGGATCCCGAGATCCATCAGCGCTCGTCGTTCCTGCCGTGGCACCGCGCGTTCATCTTGGATCTCGAGCGCCGACTCCAGCGCATCGATCCGAGCGTCGCAGTGCCGTATTGGCGGTTCGATCTCCCCGCGCCGAACGTGTTCACGCGCGACTTCGTCGGTGTGCCGCTCAGCAGCGGAGTCGTCGACTTCACGGCGACGAACCCGCTCGTGAACTGGCGCAATCGACTCGCAGGCTCGGGGAACCCTCGAGTGCGTCGCTACAACATCGCTCGGGTGCGCGACCCGGCGGGCGAGGTCCGGCTCGTGCCGTTCGATCCGAGGACGCAGCGCGCGGCCGCCATCAGCAACGGACAGGACGACACGATCAACCTCGGCAAGCCGCCGGGGTCCGCCACCCACCGATTCGACGACTTCGGCGTGATGGAGATCGACCCGCACGGCGCCGCGCACGTGAGCTTCATCGGGCAGATCGCGTTCCCCTCGACCGCGCCCGCCGACCCGCTCTTCTTCATGCTCCACTGCAACGTCGATCGCCTGTGGGCTCGCTGGCAGTGGCTCGCGAAACGACACTCGAGCTCGCAAGTCGAGTCCTATCCGCACGTCGGAGATGGAGATCCCGCGCTCGGCGGGCAGGGTGGAATCGGCGACTACACGCGCGACACGATGTGGCCGTGGAACGGCGCCGTAACGCCGCCGCGACCGGGCACCGCGCCGGGCGGTCCGTTTCCGACGCTCGCGCATCTCGGTCCGTCCGCGACTCCGACCGTCGGCGCCATGCTCGACTACCAAGGCCTCCTCGGCGGCGTCGGGCTCGGCTTCTCCTATTCGGACATCCCCTACGAATCCTGA
- a CDS encoding glycosyltransferase — protein MNVLSISYALAPVNADAVGGAEVVLAQLDAALVRAGQGSIVVAPAGSHVEGALVATPPVPAVIDDAARHRAIDASRRAAEYALATFTIDVVIAHGLDFEATLPATTVPTVVVLHMPISFYAPGTLERAAARTNVHLVCVSRSQAADVPSGVPVRVVENGIDLARYAPRTHKHGYALALGRVCPEKNLPAAIAAARHASVPLLIAGAVFPYDAHERHFRDVIAPELGRGVRWLGPVQGARKRRLLAGARCVLVPSLVAETSSLVAMEALASATPVIAYPNGALADVVEDGRTGLLVRDAHAMGDAIARVHEIDPRACRAAAEARFDLARTSARWVDLLARIASGREGERAA, from the coding sequence GTGAACGTGCTCTCGATCTCGTACGCGCTCGCGCCGGTGAACGCCGACGCGGTCGGCGGCGCGGAGGTGGTGCTCGCGCAGCTCGACGCGGCGCTGGTGCGCGCGGGTCAGGGCTCGATCGTGGTCGCGCCCGCGGGATCGCACGTCGAGGGCGCGCTCGTCGCGACACCGCCCGTGCCCGCGGTCATCGACGACGCCGCGCGGCACCGTGCGATCGACGCGAGCCGGCGCGCCGCGGAGTACGCGCTCGCGACGTTCACGATCGACGTCGTGATCGCGCACGGGCTCGACTTCGAGGCGACGCTGCCGGCGACCACCGTGCCGACGGTCGTGGTCCTCCACATGCCGATCTCGTTCTACGCGCCGGGAACGCTCGAGCGCGCGGCGGCGCGAACGAACGTGCACCTCGTGTGCGTCTCGCGCTCGCAGGCGGCGGACGTCCCGAGCGGCGTCCCGGTGCGCGTCGTCGAGAACGGGATCGACCTCGCGCGCTACGCGCCGCGCACGCACAAGCACGGCTACGCGCTCGCGCTCGGTCGGGTCTGCCCCGAGAAGAACCTGCCGGCCGCGATCGCCGCCGCGCGGCACGCCTCCGTGCCGCTGCTGATCGCGGGCGCGGTGTTCCCCTACGACGCGCACGAGCGCCACTTCCGCGACGTGATCGCGCCCGAGCTCGGCCGCGGCGTGCGCTGGCTCGGTCCGGTGCAGGGCGCGCGGAAGCGACGTCTGCTCGCGGGCGCGCGCTGCGTGCTCGTCCCGAGCCTCGTCGCGGAGACGAGCTCGCTCGTCGCGATGGAGGCGCTCGCGTCCGCGACGCCGGTGATCGCGTATCCGAACGGCGCGCTCGCCGACGTCGTCGAGGACGGGCGCACCGGGCTCCTCGTGCGCGATGCGCACGCGATGGGCGACGCGATCGCGCGCGTGCACGAGATCGATCCCCGCGCGTGCCGCGCCGCGGCGGAGGCGCGCTTCGATCTCGCCCGCACGAGCGCGCGCTGGGTCGATCTGCTCGCGCGGATCGCGTCGGGCCGCGAGGGCGAGCGTGCCGCGTGA
- a CDS encoding HAD family hydrolase, with protein sequence MNATAPRHRILAVDLDGTLLKDDRTVAPEDLAAIREARAAGVYVTIVTGRIASGALPTAREVGIDTPIVCADGAQLVQPATGELIARKSLPGKATRAALTVFSDRRLTPFVLTHEAIHARRGAESLAPWVIGWSPELRLHAPEELAWPELRDVAIVLGIGNRDVAGNALDELGQSLPPSAGAVAFPMGSDEVWGVRVQARGCTKSAGLSALAARLGVRRTDVAYVGDWYNDISAFAWAGRSFAMGHAPQDVKRHANEVLRATSESGGGVAEVVHRWL encoded by the coding sequence GTGAACGCCACTGCACCGCGACATCGAATCCTCGCCGTCGATCTCGACGGCACGCTGTTGAAGGACGACCGCACCGTGGCGCCCGAGGATCTCGCCGCGATCCGCGAGGCACGCGCCGCGGGCGTGTACGTCACGATCGTCACCGGGCGCATCGCGTCGGGCGCGCTCCCGACCGCGCGCGAGGTCGGCATCGACACACCGATCGTGTGCGCGGATGGTGCGCAGCTGGTGCAGCCGGCGACGGGCGAGCTGATCGCGCGCAAGAGCCTTCCCGGCAAGGCGACACGCGCTGCGCTCACGGTGTTCTCCGATCGGAGGCTCACGCCCTTCGTGCTCACGCACGAGGCGATCCACGCGCGGCGAGGCGCGGAGTCGCTCGCGCCGTGGGTGATCGGGTGGTCGCCCGAGCTGCGGCTGCACGCGCCCGAGGAGCTCGCGTGGCCCGAGCTGCGCGACGTGGCGATCGTGCTCGGCATCGGGAACCGCGACGTCGCGGGCAACGCGCTCGACGAGCTCGGGCAGTCGCTACCGCCGTCGGCGGGCGCCGTCGCGTTCCCGATGGGGAGCGACGAGGTGTGGGGCGTGCGCGTGCAGGCGCGCGGCTGCACCAAGAGCGCGGGCTTGTCGGCGCTCGCGGCGCGCCTCGGCGTGCGCCGCACGGACGTCGCGTACGTGGGCGACTGGTACAACGACATCTCGGCGTTCGCGTGGGCGGGTCGCTCGTTCGCGATGGGGCACGCGCCGCAGGACGTGAAGCGCCACGCGAACGAGGTGCTGCGCGCGACGAGCGAGAGCGGCGGCGGCGTCGCCGAGGTGGTGCACCGCTGGCTGTGA